A region of Lepeophtheirus salmonis chromosome 13, UVic_Lsal_1.4, whole genome shotgun sequence DNA encodes the following proteins:
- the LOC121128337 gene encoding kinesin-like protein Nod, with amino-acid sequence MDLLSVLVRCRGASAYLQANPEENSVSLESSKGSGLFLFDGVIPADQRQGELYEAHLEPIIRESLRNEASVTVFAYGQTGTGKTYTMGTNPGSVGEEGEEKGAIPRVVHQVLEHLKSDPMQWSKTSLQVSFFEIYNEQIFDLLMGERVPLLLKEDQNHQFNILSLSSIPVESYQEVMQILVEGGETRSIGVTGSNRASSRSHAIFTLSIKCENAFFKINMVDLAGSECLKRTHATGQTLIEGLNINKSLLALGNVIESLCSKKAHIPFRDSVLTKILRECLQSSACYTVMIACVSHKEKDITDTANTLRYAYRAKRIKKQSISLKKKYVSGTPYKQNSRMWDSTIKSYYPFKTPQNSRLVNDHRSNWLSSTTIKAYPHSCLEEPPDNYIPEISNISLSSTMTSNTGFDPIFRQYNEECENTIVRHIQPLIQEIKDLRQQLGTHQKRKSKLRSPNILGIESSPEYDITLKAPSRNSRRTSRSVLKDVTNDIHVQKENVLLMSMMEKELGINPSSPILFENRKTRRQAIINDKYMEETLKSVRKSLSDKKYESSRRRSVRLQEKNLKRNSEIQHPMNVAENWSVQSQESHNENVLKILNSGNMRVLQALPAIGPKSAMVIHMYRNLNGSLESIESLKTIKGLSKSFYIKFITQNQIVL; translated from the exons ATGGATCTTCTCTCTGTGCTTGTTCGTTGTCGTGGAGCCTCTGCCTATCTCCAAGCGAATCCCGAGGAGAATAGTGTGTCACTCGAGTCCAGCAAAGGTTCCGGACTCTTTTTATTTGATGGAGTGATTCCAGCGGATCAAAGACAAGGGGAACTCTATGAAGCTCACCTTGAGCCTATCATTAGAGAATCTCTTCGAAATGAAGCATCCGTGACTGTGTTTGCGTATGGACAAACCGGAACGGGGAAGACGTACACGATGGGCACGAATCCCGGC AGTGTGGGTGAGGAGGGTGAGGAGAAGGGCGCCATTCCCAGAGTCGTGCATCAGGTCTTGGAGCATCTCAAGTCGGATCCAATGCAGTGGAGCAAGACCTCCCTCCAAGTGTCTTTTTTCGAGATTTACAACGAGCAGATCTTCGATCTCCTCATGGGCGAACGAGTGCCGCTCCTTTTGAAGGAAGACCAAAATCATCAATTCAACATTCTGTCTCTCAGCTCCATTCCCGTTGAATCCTATCAAGAGGTGATGCAGATCCTTGTGGAAGGAGGAGAAACACGGTCCATTGGAGTTACGGGGTCCAACCGCGCTTCCTCTCGCTCTCATGCCATTTTTACGTTAAGTATAAAATGTGAGAATGCCttctttaaaatcaatatggtGGATTTAGCCGGATCAGAATGTCTGAAGCGAACGCATGCTACAGGACAAACACTCATTGAAGGACTCAATATCAACAAATCGCTTCTTGCTCTGGGAAATGTGATTGAATCTCTTTGTTCGAAAAAAGCGCATATACCGTTCAGAGACTCTGTTTTGACCAAAATTCTTAGAG AATGTCTGCAGTCTTCGGCCTGTTATACTGTTATGATAGCATGCGTAAGTcataaagaaaaagatataacaGATACTGCTAATACCCTTCGTTATGCCTACAGggcaaaaagaataaaaaaacaatccatttcgttaaaaaagaaatatgtttcTGGTACACCTTATAAACAAAATTCAAGGATGTGGGACTCCACAATAAAGTCCTACTACCCCTTTAAAACCCCGCAAAATAGTAGATTGGTGAATGATCATCGTTCTAATTGGCTATCTTCGACTACAATTAAAGCCTATCCGCATAGTTGTCTTGAAGAACCGCCAGATAATTATATTcctgaaatatcaaatatatctcTAAGTTCGACTATGACTTCAAATACTGGATTTGATCCCATATTCCGACAGTATAATGAAGAATGTGAAAATACTATAGTTCGTCATATACAGCCCTTAATTCAGGAGATAAAAGACTTGCGTCAGCAATTAGGAACTCACCAGAAAAGAAAAAGCAAATTAAGAAGTCCTAATATTTTGGGAATTGAATCTTCTCCAGAATATGACATTACATTGAAAGCTCCAAGTAGGAATTCCCGAAGAACTAGTAGATCTGTATTAAAAGATGTCACTAATGACATTCACGTACAG AAGGAAAATGTGTTGCTTATGTCCATGATGGAGAAAGAATTAGGGATTAATCCCTCGAGtcctattttatttgaaaatagaaaaacacgACGACAAGCTATAATAAACGATAAATATATGGAGGAAACTCTTAAAAGCGTTCGTAAGTCCTTgtctgataaaaaatatgagtcTAGTAGAAGAAGAAGTGTGCGTCttcaggaaaaaaatttgaaaaggaacAGTGAAATCCAGCATCCCATGAATGTAGCTGAAAATTGGAGCGTTCAGTCTCAAGAAAGTCATAacgaaaatgtattaaaaattttgaattcagGCAATATGAGAGTACTCCAGGCTTTGCCAGCTATTGGTCCTAAGTCAGCTATGGTTATTCATATGTATAG GAATTTGAATGGTTCATTAGAGAGTATAGAaagtttaaaaactattaaGGGTTTATCTAaatccttttatattaaattcataactCAAAATCAAATCGTTctttaa
- the LOC121127768 gene encoding murinoglobulin-1, translating to MRVSLSIVLFVCIPLGILGSTSSPLPPGTPPEPKVIRGENHTDLEGDHGIFKSPNFPNDYPENSNVTWKITVPEEQYVQLTFHILFLENNQYCSWDWIKIYDATNYTELRQLCGHIRQDLILTFNTSSIVVQFHSDSVSQRRGFLASWKPVSPESKDEEDKVEKEGYMLTLPQSFTASDETSPEEMCLEVFNVESKGKIVINVFSSENVINENTDIFKEIEYVPEVNGDKLQCFNMKLPTSFKENHAILQIKGTFDDSDYRILSYKAIQVLKVSVQTLIQTDKHEYRPKQLVQFRVLTMNGDLRPSKNNVLNEVYVKSPSRQVLAQFKDVELDPRGIGHFEYLLDEEPELGPWEISVITNGVDDLDSSIDVASFIVNEAVLPKFEVQINGPDVILSESEEVDFEICGIYTHGSKVKGSVEVTFEHTYRKANYWRAPSISSNYTKKAVISEDDSCTTVSINNTELAQLSIQKEIPFLITAKLTEEGTEIVQETSQHEKVIFTHAEFDFGDSSLEHIIGQFPYVMFFKLQEHASKKPIKGASVEICSRLWKDVKDFTQHINSRQFYSFDEDDYFDLGKKLIDIKFKETCIKQRTSDEDGSITFGIPLNGVPDNITKLSVKVTALDFEANETTRMKLTQSKHDVTLTHLSNDTIGRDAHRLTIREKLIEDKKVKFDCEGTSEFTVYFQGQMGTTVDLNYVVSSGGSLIASGNHLVSVDSNDTSKYLEGLIQMDELGYVNSSMDSSDNVLKTFVISLNRPFPQEGKVTKMINLLVYTRDLESGKTLSYVRKYESESCAEKPKIEWVPQETNPGQSISLKIKYKPKSLCAYSVIDKSADLIENPNKVTTGKIQEVREELAKKRIVRDITSSDECKNAEHLFQSMEDLGLFIMSDKLIQDPSCSSVVDSDQFDDIDSTYQYKPIPVAFSAAASPQSGFGSVDRLESDIVGPTSNKQGQVLLSVQEQDVKIRDYFPETWLFEIVDLEEEVEATVEKKTPHTITTWVADAFCSNLETGFSVAERSELKVSQDFFADLNSPYSAKRGEVLQVNATVFNKVEGPLPMKLSIEASEEYSVVNKSEEFICVNPGGNVPIDLYIKLNKLGKVNLTVKAEIVEDESCGGVSKESVGYADTLVKSINVRPEGFPKEVVKSYFLCGEQKDLALEDTILPETNLVDDSVRAWFGISGDIMAPAVKNLDGLVALPTGCGEQTMIRMVPNIYLLDYLKSIGKSLPSLESKAKGYIQTGYDRQNRKFRHRDGGYSIWGPKSSEEEGSMWLTAYVVKAFSQASKYIDVDMKLLQKSVKWIIKRQDFETGCFHNEGYAYSVNSPRETLTSHVLVTLFEAKYTADLGDSIDSKVIHKALRCIKVSQTEKDTEESGDSPDESIEEMDDLKKLDQDGESLYAQSLKTYAIHLLETKPDLKKEIGEEFEEIKGVGLFKDLMKESKTNDKGYLYWQTNNSLSRSVEMTAYNVMTLLFNDELIDALSAIRWISGHRNGRGGFISTQDTVIALQAISMYSTMVYENDTSLNIQFSNKTSEIDTFDIDEDNKLLFNRIKIDNLHDLKVNSTGKGCYTFSTIVRYNVKEEKDENAKFLIRAEANKTTLHICSSYIGDKLETNMVLLEVELLSGYDIVESSLEVLLNELESGVEKYEINKDERKFVLYFNGLKKEENHCWNFEVKEVSQVENLRPALIKIFDYYSQEDVFTTTYNIE from the exons ATGCGGGTCTCTTTGAGTATAGTTTTGTTTGTGTGTATTCCTCTTGGGATTTTGGGCTCGACGTCCAGCCCCCTCCCTCCTGGTACTCCTCCAGAACCGAAAG TTATAAGAGGGGAAAATCATACGGATTTGGAAGGAGACCATGGGATTTTCAAGTCGCCCAACTTTCCCAATGACTACCCAGAAAACTCAAATGTAACATGGAAGATAACTGTTCCTGAAGAACAATATGTTCAGCTGACATTTCACATTTTATTC TTAGAAAACAATCAGTATTGCTCATGGGATTGGATCAAGATCTACGATGCAACAAACTATACAGAGCTACGCCAACTCTGTGGACATATTCGACAAGATCTCATTTTAACATTCAACACAAGTAGCATCGTTGTACAATTTCATTCTGATTCTGTGTCTCAGAGACGAGGTTTCCTTGCTTCTTGGAAGCCTGTTTCTCCAGAAAGTAAGGATGAAGAAGATAAAGTAGAGAAAGAGGGTTACATGCTGACATTACCTCAGTCATTTACTGCATCAGATGAAACATCCCCTGAAGAGATGTGCTTAGAGGTCTTCAATGTTGAATCAAAGGGTAAAATCGTCATTAATGTGTTTTCCTCTGAAAATGTTATCAATGAGAATACagacatttttaaagaaatcgaATATGTGCCCGAAGTCAATGGCGACAAGTTACAATGTTTCAATATGAAATTGCCTACAAGCTTCAAAGAAAATCATGCTATTCTTCAAATCAAGGGAACCTTTGACGATTCCGACTACCGTATTTTAAGTTATAAGGCCATTCAAGTCTTGAAGGTATCCGTGCAAACTCTGATACAGACTGACAAACACGAGTATCGCCCTAAACAATTAGTTCAATTCAGAGTACTGACCATGAATGGAGATTTGAGGCCATCAAAGAATAATGTATTGAACGAAGTGTATGTCAAGTCACCAAGTAGACAAGTTCTTGCTCAGTTTAAAGATGTTGAGCTGGATCCTCGGGGTATTGGGCATTTTGAATATCTTCTAGACGAAGAGCCAGAATTGGGACCCTGGGAAATTTCAGTCATTACTAATGGGGTTGATGATCTAGACTCATCAATTGATGTCGCTTCGTTCATTGTGAATGAAGCTGTTCTTCCCAAATTTGAAGTTCAAATTAATGGACCTGATGTTATTCTAAGCGAAAGTGAGGAGGTTGATTTTGAGATCTGTGGCATTTACACTCATGGTAGTAAAGTTAAGGGATCAGTGGAAGTCACATTTGAGCATACATACAGAAAAGCTAATTATTGGAGAGCACCAAGTATTTCATCTAATTATACTAAGAAAGCCGTTATTTCAGAGGATGATTCCTGTACCACTGTCTCTATTAACAATACTGAGCTTGCCCAACTTtccatacaaaaagaaattccATTCCTTATCACAGCAAAGTTAACTGAAGAAGGTACTGAGATTGTTCAAGAGACATCTCAACatgaaaaagtgatttttacaCATGCAGAGTTCGATTTTGGAGATAGCTCTTTGGAGCATATTATTGGACAATTCCCTTATGTTATGTTCTTTAAACTTCAGGAACATGCTTCCAAAAAACCTATAAAGGGCGCTAGTGTTGAAATATGCTCTAGATTATGGAAAGACGTCAAAGATTTCACTCAGCATATCAATTCGAggcaattttattcatttgatgaagatgattactttgatttaggaaaaaaattgattgatattaaatttaaagaaacttGTATCAAACAAAGAACGTCTGATGAGGATGGTTCTATCACCTTCGGTATTCCATTGAACGGTGTGCCCGACAATATAACCAAACTGAGTGTTAAAGTAACAGCACTGGATTTTGAGGCAAACGAGACAACAAGGATGAAACTAACTCAGAGTAAACATGATGTAACTTTGACTCATCTCAGTAATGATACGATTGGAAGAGATGCACATCGTCTAACAATTCGTGAAAAACTGATTGAAGATAAAAAGGTCAAGTTCGACTGTGAGGGTACTTCTGAATTCACTGTTTATTTCCAAGGACAAATGGGGACTACAGTTGATTTAAATTATGTTGTATCATCTGGAGGTTCTCTAATTGCCTCTGGAAACCATTTGGTTTCAGTTGATTCCAATGACACCTCTAAGTATTTAGAGGGTCTTATTCAAATGGATGAACTTGGATATGTCAATTCTTCAATGGATTCGAGTGATAATGTGCTGAAGACTTTTGTCATTTCTTTAAATAGACCCTTTCCTCAAGAAGGAAAAGTaactaaaatgattaatttactcGTTTATACCAGAGATCTTGAAAGCGGGAAAACTCTTAGTTATGTTAGGAAGTACGAGTCAGAATCTTGTGCCGAAAAACCGAAAATTGAATGGGTCCCTCAAGAAACTAATCCTGGTCAATCGATTTCTCTTAAAATCAAATACAAACCAAAATCTCTTTGTGCCTATAGTGTTATTGATAAATCAGCAGATTTAATAGAAAATCCTAATAAAGTAACAACTGGGAAAATACAAGAGGTGAGAGAAGAGTTGGCTAAAAAACGAATTGTGAGGGATATTACAAGTTCTGATGAGTGTAAAAATGCCGAACATTTATTTCAGTCAATGGAAGACCTTGGGTTGTTTATTATGAGTGATAAATTGATTCAAGATCCATCATGCAGTAGTGTCGTTGATTCTGATCAATTTGATGACATAGATTCAACGTATCAGTATAAACCTATTCCAGTTGCATTTAGTGCAGCTGCTTCTCCTCAATCGGGTTTTGGCTCTGTAGATAGATTGGAGTCTGATATTGTTGGTCCAACTAGTAATAAACAAGGACAAGTTTTGTTGTCTGTACAAGAGCAAGATGTTAAGATTCGGGACTACTTTCCAGAAACATGGCTTTTCGAAATTGTTGATTTGGAAGAGGAAGTTGAAGCCACGGTAGAAAAGAAAACTCCTCACACAATCACAACTTGGGTTGCTGACGCTTTCTGTTCCAACCTGGAAACAGGATTTTCGGTGGCCGAAAGATCAGAATTAAAAGTATCTCAAGATTTCTTTGCTGACCTTAACTCTCCTTACTCTGCAAAACGTGGCGAAGTTTTACAGGTCAATGCTACGGTGTTCAATAAAGTTGAAGGGCCTTTGCCTATGAAGTTGAGCATTGAAGCGTCTGAAGAATATTCAGTTGTCAATAAATCAGAAGAATTTATATGTGTAAATCCTGGTGGAAACGTTCCTATTGATTTATACATTAAGCTCAACAAATTAGGCAAGGTCAATTTGACAGTCAAAGCTGAAATTGTTGAAGACGAGTCCTGTGGTGGTGTTTCAAAAGAATCTGTTGGGTACGCTGATACTCTAGTTAAATCAATTAATGTCCGTCCAGAAGGATTCCCTAAGGAAGTTGTAAAATCTTACTTTTTATGTGGTGAACAGAAAGACTTGGCCCTAGAAGATACGATCTTACCTGAAACGAATCTTGTCGATGACTCTGTTCGAGCATGGTTTGGAATCTCAGGAGACATCATGGCCCCTGCAGTTAAGAACTTGGATGGACTTGTTGCTCTTCCTACTGGTTGTGGAGAGCAAACAATGATACGAATGGTGCCGAATATATACTTATTGGATTATCTAAAATCAATTGGAAAGTCTTTACCATCACTTGAATCAAAAGCAAAGGGATATATTCAGACAGGTTACGATCGTCAGAATAGAAAATTCCGTCATAGGGATGGAGGCTATTCTATTTGGGGTCCTAAGAGCAGTGAAGAAGAAGGCTCAATGTGGCTTACAGCGTATGTTGTAAAGGCATTTTCCCAAGCAtctaaatatattgatgtagatatgaaacttttgcaaaaatcagttaaatggataataaaaagaCAAGACTTCGAAACTGGATGTTTCCATAATGAGGGTTATGCCTATTCTGTCAATTCTCCTCGAGAGACTCTTACATCCCATGTCTTAGTTACATTATTTGAGGCTAAATATACTGCAGACTTGGGAGATTCCATCGATTCCAAAGTAATTCATAAAGCTCTCAGATGCATTAAAGTATCTCAAACTGAAAAGGATACAGAAGAAAGTGGGGATTCTCCAGATGAATCCATAGAGGAGATGGATGACCTTAAAAAATTAGACCAAGATGGTGAATCACTTTATGCTCAATCCCTCAAGACTTATGCCATTCATCTTCTTGAAACCAAGCctgacttaaaaaaagaaattggagaAGAATTTGAAGAGATCAAAGGAGTGGGCCTTTTCAAAGATCTAATGAAGGAATCGAAAACAAATGATAAAGGATATCTGTATTGGCAAACAAATAACTCTCTCTCAAGATCTGTGGAAATGACTGCCTACAATGTCATGACTCTACTCTTCAATGATGAGCTTATTGATGCACTTAGTGCCATTCGATGGATATCCGGACACAGAAATGGAAGAGGTGGGTTTATTTCGACCCAAGATACAGTGATTGCGCTTCAGGCCATCAGCATGTACTCAACTATGGTGTATGAAAATGACACAAGTTTGAACATTCAATTCTCTAACAAAACCTCTGAAATTGATACTTTTGATATTGATGAGGATAACAAGCTGTTgtttaatagaattaaaatcGACAATCTTCACGACTTAAAG gtcaATAGTACTGGCAAGGGCTGCTACACATTCTCCACAATAGTCCGTTACAACGTGAAGGAAGAAAAGGACGAAAATGCCAAGTTTCTCATTCGAGCCGAAGCCAATAAAACAACTCTTCATATTTGTTCAAGTTATATTGGtgataaattagaaacaaaTATGGTTCTACTAGAAGTAGAGCTTCTCAGTGGTTATGACATAGTTGAAAGCTCCTTGGAAGTCCTTTTAAATGAGCTTGAGTCGGGTGTGGAGAAGTACGAAATTAACAAAGACGaaagaaaatttgttctttattttaatggattaaaaaaagaggagaaTCATTGTTGGAACTTTGAAGTGAAAGAAGTCAGCCAAGTGGAAAATCTTAGACCCGCTCTTATCAAAATTTTTGACTACTATTCTCAAGAAGATGTATTTACAACCACatataatattgaatga
- the LOC121127568 gene encoding uncharacterized protein gives MSSPDPSKKLRQLRLPFAPVNKCELSQKKRKISGNEEALPESKILRTEGEVKTDEGVLQDCISSSCPSPPLEPLEKMEDLSSSSSSSCSLDSPSLKEEAEETGGEKGRLTPSVERVLKEGTLRRKGLKKEGSSTPTRSSSATPTPLCVSVIIGDGENPISELDTPSIKDKKRKIRVEIGRLSIQITDSKDAMDQAVEKQDFLLAQQHKIKFESLTTRRNDLQIKLDSNIHNLKVLQAIVDEINSHKSTEKSAMDDTPEKSLDSTPSRKRRLTDDSKSKKKEDERFKKELERLQKESEKLEKQRKKDEEKLEKERKRDEERLEKERKREEERIEKDRKREEERVEKEKKREEDKLEKERKKELERLEKERKKNEEKLEKLKQEELDKKKREKTVQSFASFFLKKDKHGVEESHRSGSDFLNSFQIKNHMRLAPVSRSKFDEERKNKFEKLFYSTPSEDSPLYLNILRSSDYVKSACDKTWILDPKDEGDDDVEIIDEEDVLNEISGTVTSDEESRKPKQRLKAKLLHFHENQRPPYWGTWTKKTSFISGRRPFAMDKHFFEYDYDSDDDWEEEEQGESLSDDDDDKDKEEEEEDAQEEEDDDGFFVGHGVLDKEEILHEEEEDGECEEGGYNEDLEIMKQKLKAQAFEEEYKRKKPMKLKPKVFGCLWIGDDSTQAFAAEQLTRILSPMSAVILGSGVIQTSLSASMYSPMNESTNGTPGVNLLDSDPTPNRKGGFKSIPEEAICNLVRLVHANSHNKPFMAKEFAAYLENSHSSTERGNSTPVKQSFSKRRIIDKIGEIAEYRKVPELNRKAWMVKEEFLSKYMPKDSPIEIPNNSWIYNLEQPSGGNNKVHNNATPKPTTVTKAILSEQQNECLTPNVSAVSTSKCLITNFVKVLTPEERERQMKSRIQSTPNNPPPAVPRKRVALISLGKLNNSNKKEENI, from the coding sequence ATGAGCTCTCCGGATCCAAGCAAGAAACTGCGGCAACTTCGTCTCCCGTTTGCTCCCGTTAACAAATGTGAGCTCAGCCAAAAGAAGCGGAAGATCTCTGGAAATGAGGAAGCTCTTCCAGAGTCGAAAATCCTTCGAACAGAAGGAGAAGTAAAGACGGATGAGGGCGTCTTACAGGACTGCATTTCCTCTTCTTGCCCCTCCCCACCTCTGGAGCCCCTTGAGAAGATGGAGGATctctcttcctcctcctcctcctcttgCTCCTTGGACTCTCCTTCTCTCAAGGAGGAGGCGGAGGAGACAGGCGGAGAGAAAGGAAGGCTGACTCCCTCCGTGGAGCGGGTTCTCAAGGAGGGAACATTGAGGAGGAAAGGGTTGAAGAAAGAGGGTTCCTCCACCCCTACTCGTAGCTCCAGCGCCACTCCAACTCCTCTGTGTGTATCTGTCATAATAGGTGATGGGGAAAATCCCATCTCCGAACTGGATACTCCATCTATCAAGGATAAAAAGCGAAAAATCCGTGTGGAAATTGGTCGTCTGAGTATTCAAATAACAGATAGTAAAGATGCAATGGATCAGGCTGTTGAGAAACAAGACTTTTTACTCGCTCAACAACATAAAATCAAGTTTGAATCTTTGACAACCCGACGAAACgaccttcaaataaaattagactctaatattcacaatttaaaagtGTTACAAgctattgttgatgaaattaacTCGCATAAAAGTACTGAAAAATCTGCTATGGACGACACTCCAGAAAAATCCTTGGACTCTACTCCAAGTCGTAAAAGAAGGTTAACAGATGATTCCAAGTCCAAAAAAAAGGAGGATGAGCGCTTTAAAAAGGAATTAGAACGCCTTCAGAAGGAGTCTGAGAAACTCGAAAAGCAAAGGAAGAAGGATGAagagaaattagaaaaggagcGGAAACGCGATGAAGAACGTTTGGAGAAGGAACGGAAACGTGAAGAAGAACGAATAGAGAAGGATCGGAAACGTGAAGAAGAGCGagtagagaaagaaaaaaagcgTGAAGaggataaattagaaaaagaacgGAAGAAAGAGTTGGAAAGGTTGGAAAAGGAACggaagaaaaatgaagaaaagttaGAAAAGTTAAAGCAAGAagaattagataaaaaaaagagggagaAAACAGTTCAATCATTTGcctctttctttttaaaaaaagacaagcATGGTGTCGAAGAATCCCATCGGAGTGGAAGTGATTTCCTTaattcctttcaaataaaaaatcatatgagACTTGCTCCTGTGTCTAGATCAAAATTTGATGAAGAAcgtaaaaataagtttgaaaaattattttattctacacCGAGTGAAGACTCTCCgctatatttgaatattcttaGATCATCTGATTATGTTAAAAGTGCATGTGATAAAACTTGGATTTTAGACCCTAAAGACGAAGGAGACGATGATGTAGAAATCATTGACGAAGAAGATGTTCTGAATGAAATTAGTGGAACAGTTACATCCGACGAGGAGTCCCGTAAACCGAAGCAAAGACTAAAGGCTAAATTGTTGCATTTCCATGAAAACCAAAGACCTCCATATTGGGGAACATGGACAAAAAAGACTTCCTTTATATCCGGGCGCCGCCCTTTTGCTATGGATAAGCACTTTTTTGAGTATGATTATGACTCGGATGATGATTGGGAAGAGGAAGAACAAGGTGAGAGTCTtagtgatgatgatgatgacaaGGACAAAGAAGAGGAAGAGGAGGATgctcaagaagaagaagatgacGATGGATTCTTTGTGGGTCATGGTGTGTTGGATAAAGAGGAAATCCTACACGAGGAAGAAGAAGATGGAGAGTGTGAAGAGGGAGGATATAATGAAGATCTAGAAATTATGAAGCAAAAGCTAAAGGCTCAAGCTTTTGAAGAAGAATACAAGCGAAAAAAGCCCATGAAACTTAAGCCAAAAGTCTTTGGTTGTTTGTGGATAGGTGATGACTCCACTCAAGCATTTGCTGCAGAGCAGCTAACTAGGATATTGTCACCCATGAGTGCTGTTATTTTGGGCTCAGGTGTTATCCAAACCTCTTTGTCGGCATCAATGTACTCACCAATGAATGAAAGTACCAATGGCACTCCTGGTGTTAATCTATTAGATTCTGATCCTACACCGAATCGCAAAGGAGGTTTTAAATCTATTCCTGAAGAAGCAATATGCAACTTGGTTAGATTGGTTCACGCGAATAGCCATAATAAGCCGTTTATGGCCAAGGAATTTGCTGCTTATTTGGAGAACTCGCATTCATCGACAGAACGTGGAAACTCAACTCCGGTCAAACAATCTTTTTCCAAGAGAAGGATCATCGATAAAATTGGTGAAATAGCTGAATATCGAAAAGTTCCAGAGCTAAATCGCAAGGCATGGATGGTGAAAGAAGaatttctttctaaatatatgCCAAAAGACTCTCCAATTGAAATCCCTAATAATTCGTGGATTTATAACCTGGAACAACCTAGTGGAGGGAATAATAAAGTACATAATAATGCAACGCCTAAACCTACGACTGTTACCAAAGCCATTCTTTCCGAACAACAGAATGAGTGTCTTACTCCGAATGTATCTGCTGTTTCTACTTCAAAGTGcttaataactaattttgtcAAAGTTCTAACGCCAGAAGAACGTGAGCGACAAATGAAATCCAGGATACAATCTACTCCCAACAATCCACCTCCTGCTGTTCCTCGAAAGAGGGTGGCTCTTATTTCCCTTGGAAAActgaataatagtaataaaaaggaggaaaatatttga